The Sediminispirochaeta smaragdinae DSM 11293 genome has a segment encoding these proteins:
- a CDS encoding GntR family transcriptional regulator: MNKRQTKSPPLYLKIREYLLKAIQNMQAGNNRLETEEALSEKLGTSRATVREAMASLIREGYITRWQGKGNFGHPAVTKLPMRIDINSDFLKLIADSGEKPQLLKRNLRNQRASQRMLRRMPEVDDMEVTAFDWIYLDSRGPVIICDVELPHAYLRTPPSLEGNEQKLSAFLERHCRVHITYTTTWLSSTVDEAVADRFGIEQNRSMVVWEEIFYDLSDHRICFNTIYFHPDRIDLSMLLTI, from the coding sequence ATGAATAAGAGACAGACCAAAAGCCCCCCCCTCTACCTGAAAATTCGCGAGTATCTTCTAAAAGCGATTCAAAACATGCAAGCCGGCAATAATCGACTTGAAACGGAAGAAGCGTTGTCCGAAAAATTGGGAACCAGCCGGGCAACCGTCAGGGAGGCTATGGCCTCGCTAATTCGTGAGGGATACATTACCCGCTGGCAGGGAAAAGGAAACTTCGGCCACCCTGCGGTAACGAAACTGCCGATGAGGATCGACATCAACAGCGACTTTCTCAAGCTTATCGCCGATTCGGGGGAGAAGCCGCAACTGCTCAAGCGCAATTTGCGCAACCAGAGGGCCTCACAGCGAATGCTCAGGAGAATGCCCGAGGTAGATGACATGGAAGTAACGGCATTCGATTGGATCTATCTTGACAGCAGAGGTCCTGTCATCATCTGTGATGTCGAATTGCCACATGCATATCTACGAACGCCACCGAGCCTTGAGGGAAACGAGCAAAAACTTTCGGCATTTTTGGAACGGCATTGCCGCGTTCACATCACATACACCACAACATGGCTTTCCAGTACCGTCGATGAAGCAGTAGCCGATCGATTCGGGATAGAGCAAAACCGCTCAATGGTGGTCTGGGAGGAAATCTTCTACGACCTTTCCGATCATCGTATATGCTTCAATACGATCTATTTTCATCCCGATCGAATCGATCTTTCGATGCTCCTGACCATTTGA
- a CDS encoding FAD-dependent oxidoreductase → MMNKGLDTIICRCEEITLTEVLEAIDAGCSTISAVKRYTRAGMGPCQGRGCARAIAQLIAQRTGNNRAELRPDRARFPIVPTEISAFSSIREEPLEKAETMVFPQRKTCTSSLPIDTKESYDVIVIGGGYHGLSIARQLAEAGVKTILLERREIGSGSSGANFGFVQLQDSNTGISFELNRRGFERMGQMENELSADLEYRKVGSLIFAQTDEQMAALEALYREKHALGLDVRCISPRDITSLEPYMNVKSIKGASWHLQAQINPFRYLFAMVKKGKEAGLTIRENTIVREILVSDASCKGIVLANGECIRSNVVVVAAGAHTGTLCSTCGLEVPIEYVIGEAFVSEPVQPHIMNFISSASFFATAHDSTGAAASFTAGQTASGNVLIGETSEPGPSNPEDALLLTSAAHCVRIPRMLEELYPALKRLTVLRSWATCSPSAPGFEPFLGATEIEGLFLAAGFKSSVVISSAVGQILTDLIVRGRTWCDISCFNRGRVKWSGASKDRFDRDENRSY, encoded by the coding sequence ATGATGAATAAAGGCCTCGATACCATTATCTGTCGTTGTGAGGAAATCACCCTTACAGAGGTACTTGAGGCCATCGATGCAGGCTGCAGCACGATTTCTGCGGTGAAACGCTATACACGTGCCGGCATGGGCCCCTGTCAGGGAAGAGGTTGTGCTCGTGCAATAGCGCAGCTGATCGCACAACGGACAGGGAATAACCGAGCCGAACTGCGACCCGATAGAGCCCGGTTCCCCATTGTTCCGACCGAAATATCGGCTTTCTCTTCGATAAGGGAAGAGCCTTTGGAAAAAGCGGAAACGATGGTGTTCCCTCAGCGTAAAACCTGCACCTCCTCCCTCCCGATTGATACAAAGGAATCGTATGATGTAATCGTCATCGGCGGAGGCTACCATGGACTCTCCATTGCACGGCAGCTTGCAGAAGCAGGGGTTAAGACAATCCTGCTTGAACGAAGAGAGATCGGATCAGGTTCTTCAGGTGCGAATTTCGGCTTTGTGCAGCTGCAGGACTCCAATACCGGCATAAGTTTTGAGCTCAACAGACGTGGTTTTGAACGCATGGGCCAAATGGAAAACGAATTGTCCGCAGATCTGGAGTACCGGAAGGTCGGGTCCCTGATTTTTGCCCAAACCGATGAGCAGATGGCGGCGCTTGAGGCCTTGTATCGGGAAAAGCATGCGCTCGGTCTCGATGTGCGCTGTATTTCTCCCAGGGATATCACTTCACTTGAACCCTATATGAATGTAAAGAGCATCAAGGGGGCAAGCTGGCATCTCCAGGCGCAGATTAATCCCTTCCGCTATCTTTTCGCCATGGTAAAAAAGGGAAAAGAGGCGGGACTTACCATCCGTGAGAATACGATTGTGAGAGAGATCCTTGTCTCCGATGCCTCTTGTAAAGGGATTGTGCTGGCAAATGGCGAATGCATCCGAAGCAACGTTGTTGTCGTTGCCGCAGGTGCCCATACGGGAACGCTTTGTTCAACCTGTGGCTTAGAGGTTCCGATAGAGTATGTGATTGGTGAAGCCTTTGTTTCCGAACCCGTTCAGCCGCACATTATGAACTTCATCTCCTCTGCTTCGTTTTTTGCCACCGCTCACGATTCTACAGGGGCTGCGGCAAGCTTCACGGCCGGGCAAACGGCATCGGGAAATGTATTGATTGGAGAAACAAGTGAGCCGGGACCGAGTAATCCCGAAGATGCCCTTCTTCTTACCAGTGCGGCCCATTGTGTTCGTATTCCGCGTATGCTTGAGGAGCTGTATCCGGCTTTGAAGCGACTTACTGTTCTTCGCAGCTGGGCAACCTGTAGCCCCTCGGCCCCCGGCTTTGAGCCCTTTCTTGGAGCGACGGAGATCGAGGGGCTTTTTCTCGCCGCCGGTTTTAAGAGCTCCGTTGTCATTTCCTCCGCTGTCGGTCAGATTCTTACCGATCTCATCGTCCGGGGAAGGACATGGTGTGATATTTCCTGTTTCAATCGGGGACGGGTCAAATGGTCAGGAGCATCGAAAGATCGATTCGATCGGGATGAAAATAGATCGTATTGA
- a CDS encoding FAD-dependent oxidoreductase, whose amino-acid sequence MTVDHKLPEQCDILIVGGGPAGLAAAIEAAGRGLHVVLVDENPGFGGQLIRQIHKFFGSSFHYAGVRGFCIADMLSREASEAGCLMVPECRVLGLLRDGRVALSLRGAASALRAKRILLAVGGKEHGLPFPGWTLPGVMTAGAAQTLCNLHHLLPGRHVLMVGSGNVGLIVSYQLMQAGACIAAIVDTADRIGGYAVHAAKLQRAGVPFILGAQIQEAIGLKSVQRVNIGIRSTGEHLSIDADAVLLATGLSPRTELASMFGCELTYEPRLGGHFPRHDDTMRSSVSHVFVAGDSAGVEEAATAIEEGRLAALSMAFDIGGAHCGDEKARDEIRSRLKAFRNRKASSGKEKQNCSAAATSLGLLRYPVFECAENIACNPCADACPAGAITVETITSLPVVDYSRCTGCMRCLSVCPGQAVFMVDRRGSLTLAWEYLPVPSVGQKVILCGPSGEALGTGEITACRRDVGDKTMLVTLSMDPSLVDRVRSFRRCDDE is encoded by the coding sequence ATGACGGTAGATCATAAGCTTCCTGAGCAATGTGATATTCTGATTGTAGGAGGCGGCCCTGCCGGCCTTGCCGCTGCAATCGAAGCTGCCGGGCGGGGCCTTCATGTGGTACTGGTTGATGAGAATCCGGGTTTTGGTGGGCAGCTTATCAGACAAATTCATAAATTTTTTGGTTCCTCTTTCCATTATGCCGGGGTTCGGGGCTTTTGTATTGCCGATATGCTATCTCGTGAGGCCTCGGAAGCTGGCTGCCTGATGGTTCCCGAATGCAGGGTCTTGGGGCTTCTTCGTGACGGAAGGGTAGCCCTTAGCCTTCGGGGAGCGGCATCGGCCCTTCGTGCAAAGCGGATCCTTCTTGCCGTGGGAGGGAAAGAGCATGGTCTGCCTTTTCCCGGCTGGACGCTTCCGGGTGTGATGACTGCCGGGGCCGCTCAGACCCTCTGCAACCTGCACCACCTGCTTCCCGGCCGCCACGTACTTATGGTGGGAAGCGGCAATGTCGGTCTGATTGTCTCGTACCAGCTTATGCAGGCAGGCGCCTGTATAGCTGCTATCGTCGATACCGCCGATCGGATCGGCGGATATGCCGTTCATGCGGCAAAACTCCAGCGAGCCGGTGTTCCTTTCATTCTCGGTGCTCAGATTCAGGAAGCTATTGGCTTGAAATCTGTTCAGCGGGTGAACATAGGTATCAGGTCCACAGGGGAGCACCTTTCTATTGACGCCGATGCAGTACTTCTTGCGACAGGCTTGAGTCCTCGGACCGAATTAGCATCCATGTTCGGCTGTGAATTGACCTATGAGCCCCGCCTGGGGGGCCATTTCCCCCGTCATGATGATACTATGCGTAGCTCCGTTTCACACGTATTTGTCGCCGGTGACTCGGCGGGGGTGGAAGAGGCTGCTACGGCGATCGAGGAGGGAAGGCTTGCCGCTCTTTCCATGGCCTTTGATATTGGAGGGGCTCATTGCGGAGACGAAAAAGCGCGAGATGAGATAAGAAGCAGACTCAAGGCCTTTCGCAATAGAAAAGCCTCTTCTGGAAAGGAAAAACAAAACTGTTCGGCTGCTGCCACCTCCCTTGGGCTCCTACGTTACCCCGTATTCGAATGTGCGGAAAACATTGCCTGTAATCCATGCGCCGATGCCTGCCCTGCAGGGGCCATCACAGTGGAAACGATTACCTCTCTCCCTGTTGTGGATTATAGTCGCTGCACCGGATGCATGCGTTGCCTTTCCGTTTGCCCGGGCCAAGCCGTTTTCATGGTCGACAGACGTGGGAGCCTTACGCTTGCGTGGGAATATCTTCCTGTCCCTTCTGTAGGACAGAAGGTTATACTCTGCGGACCTAGCGGCGAAGCCCTTGGTACGGGAGAAATTACCGCCTGCCGCAGAGATGTCGGGGACAAGACCATGCTGGTCACCCTTTCCATGGATCCCTCACTTGTCGATCGTGTTCGCAGCTTCAGGAGGTGTGATGATGAATAA
- a CDS encoding (2Fe-2S)-binding protein, producing MERFFSHPILDVKEDRKPITFFFEGIPLNAFDGEPIAVALAAAGILDVRYSRRFSQPRGIFCGIGQCQECSMLVDGVPNVRTCVTPVREGMHVSRQKGLGEVMNDGRS from the coding sequence ATGGAACGATTCTTTTCCCACCCGATACTCGACGTGAAGGAAGACCGGAAACCGATAACCTTTTTTTTCGAAGGCATTCCCCTGAATGCCTTCGATGGCGAGCCGATTGCGGTTGCTCTTGCTGCGGCCGGGATCCTTGATGTACGCTATAGCCGCCGTTTTTCTCAGCCTCGGGGAATCTTCTGTGGCATTGGTCAGTGCCAGGAGTGTTCGATGCTTGTCGATGGTGTTCCCAATGTCAGGACCTGCGTTACACCGGTTCGGGAAGGTATGCATGTTTCAAGGCAAAAGGGGCTTGGTGAGGTTATGAATGACGGTAGATCATAA
- a CDS encoding mechanosensitive ion channel family protein produces the protein MTGIDFDQFLAYFTADKVMHVLRIFLFALAFYLLVRMSAVIVRRTLTKNASEQSKVLIHKMIIYTGVAVILIVVLDSFGVNLSALLGAAGVLGVALGIASQKSLGNVISGLFLVSDRTFEVGDAVKIGSFVGVVHSLDLLSVKLRTFDNTFIRIPNDQIISTEITNITRFPIRRMDFNLRVAYSADIELARDLLLDIAEKNPLCLREPEPFFLCKEFSSSGIEFLFAIWFEKSSYVAVKNSVFLSIRQAFAEHDIEIPVMQVKVWYPETEGRETVL, from the coding sequence ATGACCGGTATCGACTTTGATCAGTTTCTTGCATATTTTACCGCCGATAAGGTGATGCATGTGCTTCGGATCTTCCTTTTTGCCCTTGCCTTTTACCTGTTGGTCCGTATGAGCGCAGTCATCGTTCGCCGGACCCTGACGAAAAATGCTTCGGAGCAATCGAAGGTTCTTATACACAAGATGATTATCTACACCGGTGTGGCTGTCATCCTTATTGTTGTGCTAGACAGTTTTGGGGTAAACCTCTCGGCACTTCTCGGGGCGGCCGGCGTTCTTGGTGTTGCCCTTGGTATCGCCAGTCAGAAAAGCCTTGGAAATGTCATAAGCGGCCTCTTTTTAGTCTCCGATAGAACCTTCGAGGTAGGGGATGCCGTCAAAATAGGCTCCTTTGTCGGTGTGGTTCATTCCCTGGATCTTCTTTCGGTGAAGCTCAGAACCTTCGACAACACCTTCATCCGTATCCCGAACGATCAGATTATTTCCACTGAGATAACCAACATCACCAGGTTTCCAATACGGCGAATGGATTTCAACCTCAGGGTTGCCTATTCTGCCGATATAGAACTCGCTCGCGATCTTCTTCTTGATATAGCCGAAAAGAATCCCCTTTGCCTTCGTGAACCCGAGCCCTTTTTCCTCTGTAAGGAGTTTAGCTCTTCAGGCATTGAGTTTCTTTTTGCAATTTGGTTTGAAAAAAGCAGCTATGTCGCGGTCAAGAACAGTGTCTTTCTTTCTATCCGTCAAGCATTTGCAGAACACGATATTGAGATTCCCGTTATGCAGGTCAAGGTGTGGTATCCCGAAACAGAGGGGAGAGAGACTGTTCTTTAG
- the trxA gene encoding thioredoxin produces the protein MNERPKSFSELIRSSDIPVLVDFYADWCGPCKMVSPVVAQIAGELKGRVLTVKINIDKKPALATQWQISSVPTIMLFSGAQPVMRLSGAYPYESLKAEILKHL, from the coding sequence ATGAATGAAAGACCAAAATCGTTTTCAGAGCTCATCCGAAGCTCCGACATCCCCGTCTTAGTGGATTTTTATGCCGATTGGTGCGGTCCCTGTAAGATGGTCAGTCCCGTCGTCGCCCAAATCGCCGGAGAACTGAAGGGGCGTGTACTTACCGTCAAAATCAATATCGATAAAAAACCCGCGCTTGCCACTCAATGGCAGATATCTTCGGTCCCTACCATTATGCTCTTTTCTGGCGCTCAGCCCGTCATGCGTCTTTCCGGTGCCTATCCGTATGAAAGCCTCAAAGCGGAAATTCTCAAGCATCTTTAA
- the iolG gene encoding inositol 2-dehydrogenase: MKAKLNLGIIGAGRIGKVHIESITTGFTDVRIKAVADPYLNDETRQWALDRGVEACYKDVDKIIGDDEIDAVLICSSTDTHSRYTMEAARAGKHIFCEKPLDHDLGRIEEALKVVKECGVKFQIGFNRRFDHNFRSLHQAVVDGKVGDVHMVRISSRDPEPPSLDYVKVSGGLFLDMMIHDFDMVRFLSGSEVEEVFAAGAVLVDPAIGKAGDIDTAIVTMKLANGALAVIDNSRKAVYGYDQRAEVFGSGGAASVGNDSPSTLSVSGSNGVVGEKPHFFFLERYIDAYRNEIGEFIKAVVEDKPTPLGPEDALMPIRIALAAKRSLETGKPEKVR, translated from the coding sequence ATGAAAGCAAAATTGAACTTAGGAATCATCGGTGCCGGCCGTATCGGCAAGGTCCATATCGAAAGTATTACCACCGGCTTTACCGATGTCCGGATCAAAGCGGTTGCAGATCCCTATCTGAACGATGAAACCCGTCAATGGGCCCTCGATCGAGGTGTTGAAGCGTGCTACAAGGATGTGGATAAGATCATCGGTGATGATGAAATCGATGCCGTTCTCATCTGTTCTTCCACAGATACCCATTCCCGCTATACCATGGAAGCGGCCAGGGCCGGAAAACACATTTTTTGTGAAAAGCCCCTGGACCATGACCTCGGAAGGATCGAAGAGGCCCTAAAGGTGGTCAAAGAGTGCGGCGTCAAGTTTCAGATAGGTTTCAACCGCCGTTTCGACCACAACTTCCGTTCCCTTCATCAGGCCGTCGTAGACGGTAAGGTCGGAGATGTCCATATGGTCAGAATCTCCAGCCGCGACCCCGAACCCCCCAGCCTTGACTACGTGAAGGTTTCCGGTGGACTTTTTCTTGATATGATGATTCATGATTTCGATATGGTACGCTTTCTCAGCGGAAGCGAAGTCGAAGAGGTCTTCGCCGCCGGCGCTGTCCTTGTCGACCCTGCTATCGGTAAGGCCGGAGATATCGATACCGCTATCGTCACCATGAAACTGGCAAACGGGGCACTGGCGGTTATCGACAACTCCCGTAAGGCCGTTTACGGTTACGACCAGCGTGCCGAGGTCTTCGGTAGCGGGGGTGCGGCATCCGTGGGTAACGACAGCCCCTCCACCCTTTCGGTAAGCGGCAGCAACGGAGTCGTCGGAGAGAAGCCCCACTTCTTTTTTCTCGAACGCTATATCGACGCCTATCGCAATGAGATCGGTGAATTCATTAAGGCGGTGGTGGAAGACAAACCCACTCCCTTAGGACCTGAAGATGCCTTGATGCCTATTCGTATCGCTCTCGCTGCAAAGCGCTCCCTTGAAACCGGTAAACCCGAGAAGGTACGGTAA
- the iolE gene encoding myo-inosose-2 dehydratase: MDSKKVRLGIAPIAWTNDDLPELGGENTFEQCVSEMALAGFTGSEVGNKYPKDPAVLKEYLDIRGISICNQWFSSFLASKPYAEVEALFREQLDFLGKMGARVIGPSEQTRSCQGQPLPIFSKKAVFSSEEWKQLTDGMNRLGHVAKEEGFRMAFHHHMGTGVQTIEETERFLNDTNPEYVWLLYDSGHFAFSGEDPVAALRKFIGRVGHVHLKDVRPQTYAEVKKKDLSFLDAVRLGVFTIPGDGSVDFPSIFSILEENDYQGWMVVEAEQDPAKANPFVYAKNARSYIRKHTGL; encoded by the coding sequence ATGGACAGCAAAAAAGTCCGGCTGGGAATCGCTCCCATCGCCTGGACAAACGATGACCTTCCGGAGTTAGGAGGTGAAAACACCTTCGAACAGTGTGTCAGTGAAATGGCCCTGGCAGGTTTTACCGGTTCGGAGGTTGGAAACAAGTATCCTAAAGATCCGGCTGTACTAAAAGAATACCTCGACATACGGGGAATCAGCATCTGTAATCAGTGGTTTAGCTCCTTTCTTGCTTCAAAACCCTATGCCGAGGTTGAAGCGCTTTTCAGAGAGCAACTGGATTTTCTTGGAAAGATGGGTGCCCGGGTGATTGGTCCGTCGGAACAAACCCGGTCCTGTCAGGGGCAGCCGTTGCCGATTTTCTCCAAGAAGGCTGTGTTTTCCTCAGAGGAATGGAAGCAATTGACCGACGGCATGAACCGCCTCGGTCATGTTGCCAAGGAAGAAGGGTTTCGCATGGCCTTTCACCATCACATGGGAACCGGCGTCCAGACCATTGAAGAAACCGAGCGCTTCCTCAACGACACGAACCCCGAATATGTCTGGCTTCTCTACGATTCCGGCCACTTCGCGTTTTCCGGCGAGGACCCTGTAGCTGCACTGCGGAAATTCATCGGTCGGGTAGGCCATGTCCACCTCAAAGACGTACGTCCCCAAACATATGCAGAGGTGAAAAAGAAGGACCTCTCCTTCCTTGATGCGGTTCGGCTTGGGGTGTTTACCATTCCCGGCGACGGCAGTGTCGATTTCCCGTCGATCTTTTCAATTCTCGAGGAGAACGACTATCAGGGCTGGATGGTTGTTGAGGCGGAACAGGATCCTGCCAAAGCCAACCCCTTTGTTTATGCAAAAAATGCACGAAGTTATATTCGAAAGCATACCGGACTTTAG
- the iolD gene encoding 3D-(3,5/4)-trihydroxycyclohexane-1,2-dione acylhydrolase (decyclizing), with amino-acid sequence MKTVRLTVGQAIVRFLDNQYISTDGKEEKYVNGVFGIFGHGCVVGLGEALQEPNHGLKFYQGHNEQGMTHAAIAYAKQNNRRKIMAVTSSIGPGALNMVTAAALASVNRIPVLLMPGDAFACRQPDPVLQQVEQFHDYTVTANDAFKAVCRYWDRVSRPEQLMTALMNAFRVLTDPAQTGAVCLALPQDVQAEAWDYPESFFRKRVHYIERRTLSPEALDRAAKIIAGKKKPLAICGGGVRYSEAGKALADFCSRLGIPFGETQAGKSAVVWDHEMNLGGIGATGGLAANQLAPQADLIIAVGTRLSDFTTSSKWLFKNPDAEFLSLNVNSFDALKMDAHAFICDAREGLTALEGSLAKKGYHADWGSAVADAKAAWKTEVDKLYAAELPGNSYSQLRALGLLNEELLDDDAIVVGASGSLPGDLQRVWRPKKRETYHMEYGFSCMGYEVSGSFGVKLAAPEREVYAMTGDGSFVMLHSELLTSIQEGQKINVLLFDNNGFGCIDNLQRSQGIPKFGCELKFRNPETGRLDEGGKPVPVDYAKIAEGYGCKVWTVHNSEELRKAMSEAKKSTVSTLIDIKVDFDSMSGDYESWWRVGTPEVSLKQSVLDAHERLIKEIAKARQF; translated from the coding sequence ATGAAAACTGTTAGACTTACGGTTGGACAAGCGATTGTTCGTTTTCTTGACAACCAGTATATTTCAACGGATGGAAAGGAAGAGAAGTACGTAAACGGCGTTTTCGGTATCTTCGGCCACGGTTGTGTCGTCGGCCTCGGTGAGGCCCTTCAGGAACCGAATCACGGTCTGAAATTCTACCAGGGGCACAACGAGCAGGGGATGACCCATGCCGCAATCGCCTATGCGAAGCAGAACAACAGGCGAAAGATCATGGCGGTAACCAGTTCCATCGGCCCCGGAGCCCTCAATATGGTGACCGCCGCGGCCCTTGCCAGCGTCAACAGGATTCCCGTGCTTCTGATGCCCGGTGATGCTTTTGCCTGCCGCCAGCCCGATCCCGTCCTTCAGCAGGTGGAGCAGTTTCACGATTATACCGTCACGGCCAATGATGCCTTCAAAGCGGTCTGCCGCTATTGGGACCGTGTAAGCCGGCCCGAGCAGCTTATGACTGCCCTTATGAACGCCTTCCGTGTCCTTACCGATCCGGCACAGACCGGGGCCGTCTGTCTGGCCTTGCCCCAGGATGTCCAGGCCGAGGCATGGGACTATCCGGAATCCTTCTTCCGCAAACGTGTTCATTATATAGAGCGGAGAACCCTCTCTCCCGAAGCCCTCGACCGTGCGGCCAAGATTATCGCCGGTAAAAAGAAACCCCTGGCCATCTGCGGCGGCGGTGTACGCTATTCGGAGGCCGGGAAGGCCCTGGCCGATTTCTGTAGCCGTTTGGGGATTCCCTTCGGGGAGACTCAGGCCGGAAAATCGGCGGTTGTGTGGGACCACGAGATGAATCTCGGCGGTATCGGCGCAACCGGAGGCTTGGCGGCAAACCAGCTTGCGCCCCAGGCTGATCTTATCATTGCCGTGGGAACCAGGCTCTCCGACTTTACCACCTCCAGTAAATGGCTTTTCAAGAATCCCGATGCGGAATTCCTTTCTCTGAATGTTAACTCCTTCGATGCCCTGAAGATGGATGCCCATGCCTTTATCTGCGATGCCAGGGAAGGTTTGACCGCCCTGGAAGGTTCCTTGGCAAAAAAAGGCTACCATGCCGATTGGGGAAGTGCGGTTGCCGATGCAAAAGCGGCCTGGAAAACGGAAGTGGACAAGCTCTATGCAGCGGAGCTTCCCGGCAATAGTTATTCCCAGCTGCGTGCCCTCGGCCTCCTAAACGAGGAGCTCTTGGACGATGATGCGATCGTCGTTGGTGCCTCCGGCAGTCTGCCCGGCGACCTTCAGCGGGTATGGCGTCCCAAAAAGCGTGAAACCTATCACATGGAATACGGCTTCTCCTGCATGGGGTATGAGGTTTCCGGCTCCTTCGGTGTGAAACTTGCAGCCCCCGAGCGGGAAGTCTACGCCATGACCGGTGATGGAAGCTTTGTTATGCTTCATTCGGAGCTTCTGACATCCATTCAGGAAGGACAGAAGATCAATGTTCTGCTCTTCGACAACAACGGTTTCGGTTGTATCGATAACCTCCAGCGGAGCCAGGGCATCCCCAAGTTCGGCTGTGAGCTGAAATTCCGCAATCCGGAAACCGGACGGCTTGACGAAGGGGGCAAGCCCGTACCCGTCGATTATGCCAAGATAGCCGAAGGTTACGGCTGCAAGGTGTGGACGGTGCATAATTCCGAAGAGCTCCGCAAGGCCATGAGCGAGGCGAAGAAGAGCACCGTTTCGACCCTTATCGATATCAAAGTCGATTTTGATTCGATGTCCGGTGACTATGAGAGTTGGTGGAGGGTCGGGACTCCCGAGGTTTCCCTGAAGCAGTCGGTCCTCGATGCCCATGAGCGACTGATAAAAGAGATAGCCAAAGCACGGCAATTTTAG
- a CDS encoding 5-deoxy-glucuronate isomerase, giving the protein MIVKNEHEKHYGYTPITERKGKHQELLLDFGILRLRAGESWSDSSDTERALLLIEGEVVFEWEGKSFHATRNSCFDETPIVLHLPRSVKASVIAKKESEIALEMCENPQAFEPKLYDKGDTRSDIFGGGTLNETSIRTVRTVFDGEIAPYSNMVMGEVINHPGKWSSYPPHDHPQPEIYYYHFFPKQGFGVSLLEDDAFIVKDGDTSLIHPDKTHSQVAAPGYAMYYIWMIPHLPNDRWLPTTRYYRQEHQWLLEKDVKIWPERKKTEDKA; this is encoded by the coding sequence ATGATAGTAAAGAACGAACATGAAAAGCATTATGGGTATACCCCAATTACCGAACGAAAAGGGAAGCATCAGGAACTGCTTCTCGATTTTGGAATCCTGCGGCTAAGGGCAGGAGAGAGTTGGAGCGATAGTTCCGATACCGAACGGGCCCTCCTCCTTATTGAAGGAGAGGTCGTGTTTGAATGGGAAGGAAAAAGCTTCCATGCAACGCGAAACTCCTGCTTTGACGAAACTCCGATTGTGCTCCATCTCCCTCGTTCGGTTAAGGCCTCTGTGATCGCAAAGAAGGAGAGCGAGATTGCCCTCGAGATGTGCGAGAATCCCCAGGCTTTCGAGCCCAAGCTTTACGACAAGGGAGATACGCGAAGCGATATCTTCGGCGGCGGAACCTTGAACGAAACCTCGATTCGAACCGTCAGAACCGTCTTCGACGGTGAGATCGCTCCCTATTCAAATATGGTGATGGGGGAAGTAATAAACCATCCCGGGAAATGGTCGAGCTATCCTCCCCATGATCATCCTCAGCCAGAGATCTACTATTACCATTTCTTCCCGAAACAGGGATTCGGTGTTTCACTTCTGGAAGACGACGCCTTTATCGTGAAAGACGGAGACACCAGTCTGATCCATCCCGATAAAACCCACTCTCAGGTGGCGGCCCCCGGCTATGCCATGTATTACATCTGGATGATCCCTCACCTTCCCAATGACCGCTGGCTGCCGACCACTCGATACTATCGCCAGGAGCATCAGTGGCTTTTGGAAAAAGATGTGAAAATCTGGCCTGAACGAAAAAAAACGGAGGATAAAGCATGA